Proteins encoded in a region of the Solanum dulcamara chromosome 9, daSolDulc1.2, whole genome shotgun sequence genome:
- the LOC129902036 gene encoding uncharacterized protein LOC129902036 produces the protein MDALTRQIQGEVPWCMLFADDIVLIDETRSGVNAKLEDWRHTLKSKGFKLSMTKTEYLECKFSETPQEVGVEVKLGAQAIQKRSSFKYLGSIMQGSGEIDDDVTHRIGAAWMKWRLASGVLCDKKVPPQLKGKFYKVMVRPAMLYGAECWPVKISHIQKMKVAEMRMLRWMCGHTRSDRIRNEAIRDKVGVASVEDKMREMRLRWFGHVKRRDTDDPVRRCERLAMDGYRRGRGRPKKFWGEVIRQDMAQLQLTEDMTLDRRLWRTHIRVKG, from the coding sequence atggatgcattgacgcgacaaattcaaggtgaggtgccatggtgtatgcttttcgcggatgacatagtcctgattgatgagactcgtagtggagttaatgctaagctggaggattggagacataccttgaagtctaaagggtttaagctgagtatgaccaagacagagtacttagagtgcaagtttagtgagacacctcaggaggttggcgtggaagttaagcttggtgcccaagccattcaaaagagaagtagttttaagtatcttgggtctatcatgcaaggcagcggggagattgacgatgatgtcacacatcgtattggggcagcgtggatgaaatggaggctcgcttccggagtgttatgcgacaagaaggtgccaccacaacttaagggcaagttctacaaagtgatggttagaccggctatgttgtatggggcagagtgttggccagttaagatctctcacattcaaaagatgaaagttgccgagatgagaatgttgagatggatgtgtggtcacaccaggagcgacaggattagaaatgaggctattcgggacaaggtaggagtggcctcggtggaagacaagatgcgggaaatgagactgagatggtttgggcatgtgaagaggagagacacagatgacccagtgaggaggtgtgagaggttggccatggatggttacagaagaggtaggggaaGGCCGAAGAAGttttggggagaggtgattagacaggacatggctcagttacagcttaccgaggacatgaccttagataggaggctgtggaggacccacattagggtaaaaggctag